The Williamsia sp. DF01-3 genome has a window encoding:
- a CDS encoding ATP-dependent DNA helicase codes for MTTRLVSAPIPPAEPRTWPERVQSLIDRPGGAASPGFRPLRVHGGPGAGKTSLIVDVAVARLADPAIDPESLLVLAAGRRAATELREQITARLLAQRAGGAGRAPRATREPIVRTVHSYAFAVLRLQAAAHDNPPPRLITGAEQDAVLRELLAGDIEDGAGYWPPRLRPALGTNGFAQALRDMMMRAAERGVGPEDLMALGRRHKRPEWEAVGKAYRQYEQSGLLRGAVGLEAPQATAPAVDAAELVGSALTAFATDPDLLRRERARVRYLLVDDAQHLDPQAATLVELIGAGTHQTVVAGDGDQAIYGFRGASSRFLDELDDPERDILLDNNFRSSKPISDLGAAIAARLPGPRRRRAEAADRGGPVPVVKIYGSAAKEATAIADMMRRAHLYDDVPWSEMAVIVRSVPRAMAPLRRALRSAGVPVMTPASEIPLARQRSVAAMLLALRAVSEPLEPEEALELLAGPIGGADPAALRRLRRGLRRIETESGGDRDSASVIAELVTGHRVRVEHDPIHVDHYLDGLTDAEKQPLARVLAVIGAARVAYENRRGIEEILWEAWQATGLGPRWSNQVMRRDHGPGGAQADRDLDAMVALFDAAASFTDSLPAATLGGFLDYLGALQIPTESRMAQASSDAVTVLSAHAATGREWDVVAVAGVQDGLWPSLRSRGSILGTGQLVDLLDGVDADALDTISRTAMALAEERRLLLVACTRARDRLMVSAVDDGSGDAAPSRFIGELAAIVEKGAVDDDEIELELPVEPGLRRVLSLSSLVAELRAEVCAATATPTERAKAAADMLAELADAGVPGAHPDQWYGLAAPSSEIPLWSESAGPLTLSPSSVEALGTCSLRWMLERYGGRDGDSRPAVAGTLVHTLVQAVAGEIPPDDVTAALRRVWDQVDVGAPWFSRRELERTEEMLTNFQRWLKVSRETLTEVGVEVDVDARIEPASVQDADGETVDMPEVRLRGRIDRLEQDSAGRPVVVDVKTGKTTLSVQAAQEHAQLATYQLALRLGGVQAVGPVEPGGGSLVYVNNSNNKTGAAQRDQPPLSEEQVEQWLAVVRAAAHRSIGPQFVATVNDGCGHCPLTASCPAQLDGRTVTDG; via the coding sequence ATGACGACGCGACTGGTGTCGGCGCCCATCCCTCCGGCGGAACCTCGTACCTGGCCAGAACGGGTGCAGTCGTTGATCGACCGTCCCGGCGGCGCCGCGTCACCGGGTTTCCGCCCACTGCGGGTCCACGGAGGCCCGGGCGCGGGAAAGACGTCACTGATCGTCGACGTCGCGGTGGCCCGTCTCGCCGACCCGGCGATCGATCCGGAGTCGCTGCTGGTCCTGGCCGCCGGGCGACGGGCAGCCACCGAGTTGCGCGAGCAGATCACCGCGCGACTGCTGGCTCAGCGCGCCGGGGGAGCGGGCCGCGCTCCGCGAGCCACCCGCGAGCCGATCGTTCGCACCGTGCACTCCTATGCGTTTGCGGTGCTTCGCCTGCAGGCGGCGGCACACGACAATCCGCCGCCGCGCCTGATCACCGGCGCCGAGCAGGATGCGGTGTTACGGGAACTCCTGGCCGGCGACATCGAGGACGGTGCCGGCTACTGGCCGCCGCGTTTGCGGCCGGCTCTGGGTACCAACGGATTTGCGCAGGCATTGCGGGACATGATGATGCGGGCCGCCGAACGCGGTGTGGGGCCCGAGGACCTGATGGCGCTGGGCCGCAGGCACAAGCGCCCGGAGTGGGAGGCGGTCGGCAAGGCCTACCGTCAGTACGAGCAGAGCGGTCTGCTGCGGGGGGCGGTCGGGCTGGAGGCACCTCAGGCGACCGCGCCCGCAGTCGACGCCGCAGAGCTGGTGGGCTCTGCTCTCACAGCATTCGCGACCGACCCCGATCTCCTGCGGCGCGAGCGAGCGCGGGTGCGGTATCTGCTGGTGGACGACGCTCAGCACCTCGATCCGCAGGCCGCCACCCTGGTCGAGCTGATCGGGGCGGGAACACACCAGACGGTGGTCGCCGGAGATGGTGACCAGGCGATCTACGGTTTTCGTGGGGCCAGTTCGCGGTTTCTCGACGAACTCGACGACCCGGAGCGAGATATTCTGCTCGACAACAACTTCCGGTCGAGTAAGCCCATCAGCGACCTGGGCGCGGCGATCGCCGCGCGGCTCCCGGGTCCCCGTCGGCGCCGGGCCGAGGCCGCCGACCGGGGTGGGCCGGTGCCCGTGGTCAAGATCTACGGATCGGCCGCCAAAGAGGCCACGGCCATCGCCGACATGATGCGCCGGGCGCACCTCTACGACGATGTCCCGTGGTCGGAGATGGCGGTCATCGTCCGATCGGTGCCCCGCGCGATGGCGCCGCTGCGGCGCGCGCTGCGCTCGGCCGGTGTGCCGGTGATGACACCGGCCAGCGAGATCCCACTCGCGCGTCAACGCTCGGTGGCTGCGATGCTGCTGGCCCTGCGCGCGGTGTCGGAACCGCTGGAGCCGGAGGAAGCGCTCGAACTGCTCGCTGGACCCATCGGAGGAGCCGACCCGGCTGCGCTGCGGCGGCTACGGCGTGGACTGCGTCGTATCGAGACCGAATCCGGCGGAGACCGCGACTCCGCGTCGGTCATCGCCGAACTGGTCACCGGCCACCGGGTTCGAGTCGAGCATGACCCCATCCATGTCGACCACTACCTCGACGGGCTGACCGACGCCGAGAAGCAGCCGCTGGCAAGGGTTCTCGCGGTCATCGGCGCAGCTCGCGTGGCGTACGAGAACCGCCGCGGTATCGAGGAGATCCTCTGGGAGGCATGGCAGGCCACCGGACTCGGCCCGCGATGGTCGAATCAGGTGATGCGCCGCGACCACGGACCCGGTGGTGCGCAGGCCGATCGGGACCTCGATGCGATGGTGGCGCTGTTCGACGCCGCGGCGAGCTTCACCGACAGCCTGCCTGCCGCGACACTCGGTGGGTTCCTGGATTATCTCGGCGCGTTGCAGATCCCCACCGAATCCCGCATGGCGCAGGCTTCATCGGACGCCGTCACGGTGTTGTCCGCCCATGCGGCCACCGGTCGCGAATGGGACGTCGTGGCGGTCGCGGGTGTTCAGGACGGTTTGTGGCCGAGCCTGCGCAGCCGGGGGAGCATCCTCGGTACCGGACAGTTGGTTGATCTTCTCGATGGCGTGGACGCCGATGCGCTGGACACCATCTCGCGCACCGCGATGGCTCTCGCCGAGGAGCGTCGACTGCTGCTGGTGGCATGCACACGGGCCCGCGATCGACTGATGGTCAGTGCTGTCGACGACGGGAGCGGAGATGCCGCGCCCTCACGGTTCATCGGCGAATTGGCCGCGATCGTCGAGAAGGGCGCCGTGGACGACGATGAGATCGAACTGGAGCTCCCGGTGGAGCCAGGTCTGCGACGGGTGCTGTCGCTGTCGTCGCTGGTCGCCGAGTTGCGCGCCGAGGTGTGCGCAGCCACCGCTACGCCTACGGAACGGGCGAAAGCCGCCGCAGACATGCTCGCCGAGCTCGCCGATGCCGGTGTTCCGGGTGCGCATCCCGACCAGTGGTACGGCCTCGCTGCTCCCAGTTCGGAGATCCCTCTGTGGTCGGAGTCGGCTGGGCCGCTGACCCTTTCGCCGTCCAGTGTGGAGGCGCTGGGAACCTGCTCGCTGCGCTGGATGCTGGAGCGGTACGGCGGCCGCGACGGCGATTCACGTCCGGCCGTCGCCGGAACGCTTGTCCACACACTTGTGCAGGCCGTCGCCGGAGAGATCCCACCCGACGATGTCACTGCTGCACTGCGGCGGGTCTGGGACCAGGTGGATGTCGGGGCACCGTGGTTCTCGCGCCGCGAACTCGAACGCACCGAGGAGATGCTCACCAACTTCCAGCGCTGGCTGAAGGTGTCCCGCGAGACGCTCACCGAGGTGGGAGTCGAGGTGGACGTGGATGCGCGAATCGAACCCGCCTCGGTCCAGGACGCCGACGGCGAGACCGTCGACATGCCCGAGGTGCGGCTACGCGGGCGCATCGACCGGCTCGAACAGGACAGCGCCGGACGCCCGGTGGTGGTGGATGTGAAGACCGGCAAGACCACGCTGTCGGTGCAGGCCGCCCAGGAGCACGCGCAGCTGGCCACCTATCAGCTCGCGTTGCGGCTCGGTGGTGTGCAGGCTGTCGGACCGGTCGAGCCAGGTGGTGGATCGCTCGTCTACGTCAACAACTCGAACAACAAAACCGGTGCGGCGCAACGTGATCAGCCGCCCCTGTCGGAAGAGCAGGTGGAGCAGTGGCTCGCCGTGGTGCGGGCGGCCGCCCACCGCAGTATCGGGCCGCAGTTCGTGGCCACCGTGAACGACGGATGCGGGCACTGTCCACTCACCGCGAGCTGTCCGGCCCAACTCGACGGCAGGACCGTGACCGATGGCTGA
- a CDS encoding sirohydrochlorin chelatase, producing MRIKGIDAQPILVAHGTRSEHGVSMIADLADKVSAQIGSTRVAFVDVLGPSPSEVLRGIDGPAVVVPAFLASGYHVRKDLPEHIEASGHQGVSVSRSLGPDPELARVLALRLSESGWRRGDSVVLAAAGSSDLFALGQVRRAANLLGTMIGEPVPVGYVATAQPRIADVVADTRARTGRRVFIASYLLAHGLFHDRLHDAGADGVAQPLGTDPRVVDLVVRRMRSVRPAVAAGL from the coding sequence ATGAGAATCAAGGGAATCGACGCGCAACCCATCCTGGTCGCACATGGGACCCGCTCCGAACACGGCGTATCGATGATCGCGGACCTCGCGGACAAGGTCTCGGCCCAGATCGGTAGTACGCGCGTTGCGTTCGTCGACGTACTCGGGCCTTCGCCGTCAGAGGTGCTGCGCGGGATCGACGGGCCCGCGGTGGTCGTCCCGGCGTTCCTGGCCTCGGGCTACCACGTTCGCAAAGATCTTCCCGAGCACATCGAGGCCAGCGGCCATCAGGGCGTCTCGGTCTCGCGGTCGCTGGGTCCCGATCCCGAACTGGCGCGGGTCTTGGCGTTGCGTCTGTCCGAAAGTGGTTGGCGCCGAGGTGATTCCGTTGTTCTCGCCGCGGCGGGGTCATCCGATCTGTTCGCGCTCGGCCAGGTCCGGCGTGCCGCCAACCTGCTGGGCACGATGATCGGTGAGCCGGTGCCGGTCGGGTATGTGGCCACTGCCCAGCCGCGCATCGCGGACGTCGTCGCCGACACCAGGGCTCGCACCGGGCGTCGGGTGTTCATCGCCTCATATCTGTTGGCGCATGGGCTGTTTCACGATCGGCTCCACGACGCCGGCGCTGATGGTGTGGCTCAGCCTCTGGGTACCGACCCGCGTGTCGTCGACCTGGTCGTGCGCCGGATGAGGTCGGTGCGCCCCGCGGTCGCCGCCGGTCTCTGA
- a CDS encoding uroporphyrinogen-III synthase, which produces MKAGDRIADCESGPLTGFTIGITAARRANEFAALLERRGAQVEHAPAIEIIPLADDAELRSVTDQIIVNAPEIVVATTGIGFRGWMEAAEDWGVAERLVAALEPTRLLARGPKAKGAIRAAGLREEWSPPNESSSEVLEHLLDEGVEGTRVGVQLHGATTEWEPLPDFCEVLREAGAEVLPIPVYRWLPPQDTTAMDQMISAIVGGEMDAVSFTSAPAVASMLGRAQDTGRLDALLDALRTDVHVMCVGSVTAGPLAALRVPTSRPNRFRLGALARHIAEELPRRVPTLRVAGHDMSIRSRSVMVDGELRPLSPAGLTLLKALARRPGRVVSRHALLTELPGGGGDTHAVETAMARLRAGLGDPRMIQTVVKRGYRLSVDVEYEEGENA; this is translated from the coding sequence GTGAAAGCGGGTGATCGAATCGCCGACTGCGAATCCGGTCCATTGACCGGATTCACGATCGGCATCACCGCGGCCAGGCGGGCCAACGAGTTCGCCGCGTTGCTGGAACGACGCGGCGCGCAGGTGGAGCACGCCCCGGCGATCGAGATCATCCCGCTGGCCGACGACGCAGAGTTGCGGTCGGTCACCGACCAGATCATCGTCAACGCGCCGGAGATCGTCGTCGCCACAACCGGTATCGGGTTCCGCGGGTGGATGGAGGCGGCCGAGGACTGGGGTGTTGCGGAGCGATTGGTCGCCGCCCTCGAACCCACCCGGCTGCTGGCGCGCGGGCCGAAAGCAAAGGGCGCGATCCGCGCCGCCGGGTTGCGCGAGGAATGGTCGCCACCCAACGAATCATCGAGTGAAGTTCTCGAGCACCTGCTCGACGAGGGTGTCGAAGGCACCCGGGTGGGCGTGCAGCTGCACGGCGCCACCACCGAGTGGGAGCCACTGCCCGACTTCTGCGAGGTGTTGCGCGAGGCGGGTGCAGAGGTGCTGCCAATCCCGGTCTACCGATGGCTACCGCCGCAGGACACTACTGCGATGGACCAGATGATCTCGGCCATCGTGGGTGGCGAGATGGACGCGGTGTCGTTCACCAGCGCTCCGGCCGTCGCATCGATGCTCGGTCGGGCTCAGGACACGGGGCGGCTCGACGCGCTTCTGGACGCTCTGCGAACCGACGTCCACGTCATGTGTGTGGGGTCGGTCACGGCCGGCCCGCTCGCGGCGTTGCGGGTGCCCACCTCGCGGCCGAATCGCTTTCGCCTCGGTGCTCTCGCCCGTCACATCGCCGAAGAGTTGCCCCGCCGGGTGCCGACTCTGCGCGTCGCCGGTCACGACATGTCGATCCGCAGCCGCTCGGTGATGGTCGACGGCGAGCTCCGGCCGCTGTCGCCGGCAGGTCTGACCTTGCTCAAAGCGCTGGCGCGCCGCCCCGGCAGGGTGGTGTCACGGCATGCGCTGCTCACCGAACTCCCCGGAGGCGGCGGCGACACCCACGCGGTGGAGACCGCCATGGCACGCCTGCGAGCGGGCCTCGGTGACCCCCGGATGATCCAGACCGTTGTCAAACGTGGCTACCGCCTCTCTGTCGACGTCGAGTACGAGGAAGGGGAAAACGCATGA
- a CDS encoding alpha/beta fold hydrolase — translation MAGLNVELYGPADGDPVLALHGVTGHGKRWADLAAALPDAKIIAPDLLGHGFSTWEPPWSIDAHVAALADVVEAHASSPVVLVGHSFGGALALHLSRLVPDHIRSLVLLDPAIGLEPARLMDIATSYITHHDYPDEAAARAEKLGESWAELPPELLDREVADHLTTAGDRMSWRVHPGTVVTTWSELARPFVLPPPHMPVDLVQALRVQPPYVTADLLEALAAQQGDLFSLYEEDCDHMVPFARPELTARLVADALARARTES, via the coding sequence ATGGCTGGTTTGAACGTGGAACTGTACGGCCCCGCAGACGGCGACCCCGTCCTCGCATTGCATGGTGTCACCGGCCACGGCAAGCGGTGGGCGGACCTCGCCGCAGCGCTGCCCGACGCCAAGATCATCGCCCCTGACCTGCTCGGACACGGATTCTCGACCTGGGAACCGCCGTGGTCCATCGACGCACACGTGGCTGCCCTGGCCGACGTGGTCGAGGCCCACGCGTCGTCCCCTGTGGTCCTGGTGGGTCATTCCTTCGGCGGAGCTCTTGCCCTACATCTGTCACGACTGGTCCCCGATCACATCCGGTCGCTGGTGTTGCTCGACCCGGCCATCGGCCTCGAACCCGCCCGGCTCATGGACATCGCCACCAGCTACATCACCCATCACGACTACCCAGATGAGGCAGCCGCACGTGCGGAGAAGCTGGGAGAGTCGTGGGCCGAACTACCTCCGGAACTGCTGGATCGAGAGGTCGCCGACCACCTGACCACAGCAGGTGACCGGATGAGCTGGCGCGTCCACCCGGGAACCGTGGTCACCACATGGAGCGAATTGGCCCGTCCCTTTGTGCTACCCCCACCACACATGCCGGTCGATCTGGTTCAGGCCCTACGCGTGCAACCGCCGTACGTCACCGCCGATCTACTCGAAGCGCTTGCGGCACAACAGGGAGACCTCTTCTCGCTGTACGAGGAGGACTGCGACCACATGGTTCCCTTCGCCCGCCCCGAACTGACCGCGCGCCTGGTCGCGGACGCCCTGGCGCGTGCACGAACCGAGAGCTGA
- the nirD gene encoding nitrite reductase small subunit NirD, whose amino-acid sequence MSLVDDTRVDEVAATWTAACPFDQLVPGRGVAVLLPGDEQVALFRLTDDTLHAVGNIDPFGRAAVMSRGLVGDRAGEPTVASPLLKQVFSLVDGRCLSDESVVLPVYDVRIKAGLVQVRPHRVQTPIA is encoded by the coding sequence ATGAGTCTCGTTGATGACACTCGGGTTGATGAAGTCGCAGCCACATGGACTGCGGCGTGCCCGTTCGACCAACTCGTACCAGGGAGGGGAGTGGCCGTGCTCCTGCCCGGGGACGAACAGGTGGCCTTGTTCCGCCTCACCGACGACACCCTCCATGCCGTGGGGAACATCGACCCCTTCGGACGTGCAGCGGTGATGTCTCGCGGCCTGGTCGGGGACCGCGCCGGTGAGCCCACCGTGGCCTCACCGTTGCTCAAGCAGGTTTTCTCGCTGGTCGACGGGCGTTGCCTCAGCGACGAATCCGTTGTCCTGCCGGTGTACGACGTACGGATCAAGGCCGGTCTCGTCCAGGTCAGGCCCCATCGAGTGCAAACGCCGATCGCGTGA
- a CDS encoding MGMT family protein: MAKITDDQVERVREIVASVPAGKVTTYGDVAAAAGLSSPRIVGWIMRTDSADLPWHRVISAAGTPAPHLRDRQLENLRAEGVPVFDGRVDMKVARADLA, encoded by the coding sequence ATGGCGAAGATCACCGACGATCAGGTCGAACGCGTACGGGAGATCGTGGCCTCGGTACCTGCCGGGAAGGTGACCACCTACGGTGACGTGGCAGCGGCCGCGGGTCTGTCGAGCCCCCGCATCGTCGGATGGATCATGCGAACCGACTCGGCTGATCTACCGTGGCACCGCGTGATCAGTGCCGCCGGGACGCCGGCTCCGCACCTGCGTGACCGCCAGCTCGAAAACCTTCGCGCCGAGGGTGTTCCGGTGTTCGACGGCAGAGTCGACATGAAGGTCGCCCGAGCCGACCTCGCCTGA